From a region of the Alphaproteobacteria bacterium genome:
- a CDS encoding exodeoxyribonuclease VII large subunit encodes MEDSFLPLVPETDTAPKATRSNIPEYTVSEIGDALKKTIEGAYAYVRIRGEISQPKLHGSGHLYLRLKDDQAVIEAVCWRGVASHLSIKPTEGMEVICSGRLTTFKGRSQYQLIIEKMELAGLGALMKMLEDLKRKLAEEGLFDPAHKQKIPFLPKSIGVITSPTGAVIRDILHRLKDRFPRDVLVWPVAVQGEGSAAQIVSAIQGFDQFDGVNSPKKPDLLIVARGGGSFEDLMPFNDERVIRAIYACSIPVISAIGHETDTTLCDFVADLRAPTPTAAAEMSVPVRMDLYQGLISLKGRMAHLLAQYLHVRSVKLESLGRGLVHPRQILENYAQRLDDRTQRLNMALSMFLRHKRFDFDQMRKRLKHPAERITLSKEKLETLSGNLQRSFQQFLERKRYSFQSLRSMLESYSFARTLERGFVLMTDKKGHLVSKTTDIKAAESYLVTFQDGVLPFQSSSTLEKKTEKKKPESPSDQGLFDF; translated from the coding sequence ATGGAAGATTCTTTTTTACCACTTGTCCCAGAGACAGACACAGCGCCAAAAGCTACGCGCTCCAATATTCCTGAATATACAGTCTCTGAAATCGGCGATGCCTTGAAGAAAACCATTGAAGGCGCTTACGCCTATGTACGCATTCGGGGCGAAATTTCTCAACCAAAACTCCATGGATCTGGTCATTTGTACCTTCGTCTCAAAGATGATCAAGCTGTGATTGAAGCTGTTTGCTGGCGAGGCGTTGCATCGCATCTATCCATCAAACCAACAGAAGGGATGGAAGTCATCTGCTCAGGGCGATTGACCACTTTTAAAGGACGCTCTCAATATCAACTCATCATTGAAAAAATGGAATTAGCTGGTCTTGGCGCTCTCATGAAAATGCTTGAAGATTTGAAAAGAAAGCTTGCAGAAGAAGGGCTTTTTGATCCTGCTCACAAACAGAAAATTCCATTTCTACCGAAATCAATCGGTGTTATTACTTCTCCAACAGGCGCTGTTATTCGGGATATTTTGCATCGATTGAAAGATCGATTTCCGCGCGATGTTTTGGTGTGGCCAGTCGCTGTTCAAGGCGAGGGATCAGCAGCTCAGATTGTCTCAGCTATTCAGGGCTTTGATCAATTTGATGGCGTGAATTCACCTAAAAAACCTGATCTTTTAATTGTTGCGCGGGGTGGCGGATCCTTTGAAGACCTGATGCCCTTTAATGATGAACGTGTGATTAGAGCCATCTATGCTTGTTCCATCCCCGTTATTTCAGCGATTGGCCATGAAACAGACACAACCCTTTGTGATTTTGTGGCTGACTTAAGGGCGCCAACGCCAACAGCTGCAGCTGAAATGTCTGTGCCTGTCCGCATGGATCTTTATCAAGGACTCATCAGTTTAAAAGGTCGCATGGCGCATTTGCTAGCACAATACTTACATGTGCGCTCTGTCAAGCTTGAGTCTTTAGGGCGAGGGCTTGTTCACCCACGACAAATTCTAGAAAATTATGCACAAAGATTAGATGACAGAACACAAAGATTAAACATGGCTCTCTCGATGTTTTTGCGTCACAAAAGATTTGACTTTGATCAAATGAGGAAAAGACTCAAACATCCAGCAGAACGCATCACTCTCTCAAAAGAAAAATTAGAGACCTTGTCTGGCAATTTACAAAGATCTTTTCAGCAATTTCTGGAAAGAAAAAGGTACTCTTTCCAGTCACTTAGATCGATGCTTGAAAGTTATTCCTTTGCAAGAACGCTTGAGCGTGGCTTTGTTTTAATGACAGATAAAAAAGGGCATTTGGTTTCAAAAACAACAGATATCAAAGCCGCTGAATCCTATCTGGTCACTTTTCAAGATGGCGTTTTACCTTTTCAGTCAAGTTCGACTCTTGAAAAAAAAACTGAAAAAAAGAAGCCGGAATCCCCCTCAGACCAAGGGCTTTTTGATTTTTAA
- a CDS encoding methyltransferase — MSVTIQLLILIPLYLALFLIAFYAAITGMAPMPSSKKSRDIIVSMIKEMDLKQGRIYELGAGYGTLAIACAKTFPHMEIVAVELSPVIYFCLWIRKKVNRLDNLTLCRKNIFSVPLHDASIVICYLFPKAMRRLNEEQFQNLPKGAVIISNSFSIPTRKAEQVIESNDLLKSDIMLYRH; from the coding sequence ATGTCTGTTACCATTCAACTCTTGATTCTCATCCCTCTTTATCTCGCTCTCTTTCTGATTGCCTTTTATGCTGCAATCACAGGCATGGCACCCATGCCTTCATCAAAAAAATCACGTGATATTATTGTGAGCATGATCAAAGAGATGGACTTAAAACAAGGTCGTATTTATGAATTGGGTGCAGGCTATGGAACGCTCGCTATTGCATGCGCAAAGACTTTTCCGCATATGGAAATTGTGGCCGTTGAGCTCTCTCCAGTGATTTACTTTTGTCTTTGGATTCGTAAAAAAGTGAATCGCCTTGATAATTTAACCTTATGCCGCAAAAACATTTTTTCAGTACCCCTTCATGATGCATCCATTGTGATCTGTTATTTGTTTCCAAAAGCGATGCGACGTCTCAATGAAGAACAATTTCAAAATCTGCCCAAAGGCGCTGTGATTATCAGCAATAGTTTTTCAATTCCAACACGAAAAGCTGAGCAAGTTATTGAAAGTAATGATCTCTTGAAAAGCGACATTATGCTTTACAGACATTAA
- a CDS encoding helix-turn-helix transcriptional regulator codes for MERNLCLDWPELVKEAIKRRKQQRLTQEQLATLAGVSKPTLNRLEQGHTNISVENALKILRMLGLGQ; via the coding sequence ATGGAACGGAACCTTTGCCTTGATTGGCCAGAGCTTGTCAAAGAAGCCATAAAACGGCGCAAACAACAACGTTTGACCCAAGAACAGCTCGCTACTTTAGCCGGTGTTAGTAAACCAACTCTCAATCGTCTTGAGCAAGGACATACAAACATTTCAGTTGAGAACGCACTGAAGATTTTAAGAATGCTTGGATTAGGGCAATAG